In one window of Scylla paramamosain isolate STU-SP2022 chromosome 38, ASM3559412v1, whole genome shotgun sequence DNA:
- the LOC135091899 gene encoding protein NYNRIN-like produces MDFTKWPEAYPLPNHEAATVAGVLVDEFFARFGVPHELHSDQGREFESAVFRECCQLLGVKKTRTTPLRPQSDGMVERYNRTLGQELAKYCQEGQEDWDLKIPLLLLAYRSAVHEVTGYTPARLMCGRELRLPVDLVTGRPPDEDLPTTITQYATALQDRLREVHHQVRGNLKVSGEAMKDRYDRRATAPPFSEGDQVWLHNPRRKKGLSPKLQSPWEGPYVVEKVISDVTFRIRQGPRKRALVVHADRLWGYHGPGSFSWGERAALLTSDEEEDKDKGLGDDEPLVMEDDGDLDLREPEPLVMEEGGADELCPLEGALADVDAGPVVGRPRRERHPPKWSEDYVLC; encoded by the coding sequence atggaCTTCACTAAATGGCCGGAAGCGTATCCGCTGCCAAACCATGAGGCTGCCACCGTGGCAGGTGTGTTAGTGGACGAGTTCTTCGCCCGGTTTGGCGTGCCACACGAGCTGCACTCTGACCAGGGCAGGGAGTTTGAGTCAGCAGTATTCCGGGAGTGCTGCCAGTTGCTGGGCGTCAAGAAAACTCGTACTACACCCCTGCGGCCGCAGTCGGATGGCATGGTGGAACGCTACAACCGCACGTTGGGGCAGGAGTTGGCCAAATATTgccaggaagggcaggaggactgGGACTTAAAAATCCCCCTGCTTCTCTTGGCCTACCGGTCCGCCGTGCATGAGGTGACCGGTTATACGCCAGCCCGGCTGATGTGTGGGCGGGAGCTCCGGCTACCAGTGGACCTCGTGACTGGCAGGCCGCCGGATGAAGACCtgcccactaccatcacccagTACGCTACAGCCCTACAGGACCGTCTCCGGGAGGTGCACCATCAGGTGAGGGGTAACCTGAAGGTGTCCGGTGAGGCGATGAAGGACCGGTACGACCGCCGGGCAACGGCACCACCCTTTAGCGAGGGGGATCAGGTGTGGCTGCACAACCCTCGGCGTAAGAAAGGATTGTCCCCTAAGCTCCAGAGCCCCTGGGAGGGGCCATACGTGGTGGAGAAGGTCATCTCGGACGTCACCTTCAGGATACGCCAAGGGCCAAGGAAGCGGGCACTGGTGGTGCACGCTGACAGGCTCTGGGGTTACCATGGCCCTGGAAGCTTCTCCTGGGGAGAGCGAGCTGCTCTCCTGAccagtgacgaagaggaggacaaggacaagggccTTGGGGACGACGAGCCcctggtgatggaggatgacGGAGACCTGGACCTGAGAGAGCCTGAgccgctggtgatggaggaaggtggagcggATGAGTTGTGTCCCTTGGAGGGGGCACTGGCGGATGTCGACGCTGGACCTGTAGTAGGGAGACCCAGACGGGAGCGGCATCCACCCAAATGGAGTGAGGATTAtgttctttgttga
- the LOC135091615 gene encoding uncharacterized protein LOC135091615: MAAKEITLADVMSALKAQGEVQHAELQAVTSSVDRVFKEVMGLVKEECSRVKDEVLSEVFTKDQVKGEVEKAASELRRYVDEVVAAQAPPVLSQHKGTLFRSSGRASETEGGSDEGEEDNSCHGSLNSLSPLAKVIPSPLRSPVNVLSPPPSPLASVKSYPSAASSTSRRLKDGTRRRPQEFDGTVSWEAYKTQFELLASARQWSRPEMAMQLVWALKGPALEVLNQLPAAQRCSYSKVTATLERRYGYQHQTEVFRTRFRARLRGPGETLTRLAQDLEVLVRRAYPEASEEMITILLRDQFIDAIDNQQLRIYVQQAHPKDLQEALARGLEMESFLRTTRERPSGNYVPQRVKAKKGAVRKAYSSPSPPLGEFRGKCYSCGQQGHTKRYCPQGSSSRKAVNGRAGQYQYKPCCWNCGQGHKMAECALVSPRDSKEAGGNGKRLVEGVERQPESQRPQSA, translated from the exons ATGGCGGCGAAAGAAATCACACTAGCGGATGTTATGAGTGCCCTGAAGGCGCAGGGAGAG GTACAGCATGCTGAGTTGCAAGCGGTGACGAGCAGTGTAGACCGTGTATTTAAGGAGGTTATGGGGCTCGTGAAGGAGGAGTGTTCACGGGTTAAAGACGAGGTGTTAAGTGAAGTGTTCACCAAGgatcaggtgaagggagaggtggaaaaagcGGCCAGTGAACTGAGGAGATATGTGGATGAGGTTGTGGCGGCACAGGCGCCTCCTGTACTCTCTCAGCATAAAGGCACGCTGTTCCGGTCAAGTGGGCGTGCTAGTGAGACTGAGGGGGGGAGtgacgaaggggaggaggataatagttgTCACGGAAGCCTAAACAGCCTTTCTCCATTGGCCAAGGTGATACCGTCTCCCCTACGCTCTCCTGTAAACGtcttatcacctccaccatccccgCTAGCCTCAGTAAAGTCGTACCCCTCTGCTGCCAGCTCCACGTCACGGAGGCTGAAGGACGGGACGAGGCGCCGGCCACAGGAGTTCGATGGAACAGTGTCTTGGGAAGCGTATAAGACACAGTTCGagctcttggccagtgcccgCCAGTGGAGTCGCCCTGAGATGGCCATGCAGCTGGTGTGGGCACTCAAAGGACCGGCATTAGAAGTCTTGAACCAGCTGCCAGCTGCCCAGCGGTGCTCGTATAGTaaagtgacggcgacactggagAGGAGGTACGGGTACCAGCACCAAACCGAGGTGTTCAGGACAAGGTTCCGGGCCAGGTTACGAGGCCCGGGGGAGACCCTGACACGCCTGGCGCAGGATTTGGAGGTGCTGGTGCGGCGTGCGTACCCGGAGGCCAGTGAGGAGATGATCACCATTCTCCTGCGGGATCAGTTCATTGATGCCATCGATAACCAACAACTGAGGATATACGTCCAGCAGGCACACCCCAAGGACCTTCAGGAGGCCCTGGCGAGGGGCCTGGAGATGGAGTCATTTCTCCGGACGACGCGGGAGCGACCCAGCGGGAATTATGTCCCGCAgagagtgaaggcaaagaaaggggCCGTGCGGAAGGCCTACTCTAGCCCTTCACCGCCCCTAGGTGAGTTCAGGGGTAAGTGCTACTCTTGCGGGCAGCAGGGGCACACCAAGAGGTACTGCCCGCAGGGATCGAGTAGCAGAAAGGCTGTCAACGGCAGAGCGGGGCAGTACCAGTACAAACCCTGTTGTTGGAACTGCGGTCAGGGGCACAAGATGGCAGAGTGTGCCCTCGTCTCTCCCAGGGATAGCAAGGAGGCTGGGGGAAACGGAAAGAGGCTGGTGGAAGGGGTCGAGCGCCAGCCAGAGAGCCAGAGACCCCAGTCCGCCTAA